Proteins found in one Mucilaginibacter inviolabilis genomic segment:
- a CDS encoding carbohydrate-binding protein, producing the protein MTTFTKNLAHAVVGMLLTGALASCQKGNDKLVDPASKKVSASTKNVNSVTGPDTAVEVGAVSKKSSGTLDLFGRSTTNTLLHKTWTSAGGWTAWEDLGGNIISAPCASSRQSNAINVFAQGPSGHLMQIYYVDGQGWSPWIDLGGNITSAPSSTSQTANDLSVFAKGANNNLVVLTWNAGSGWGSWSSLGGNITSAPAAVSRSSSTTNVYAKGTNNNLVQIYSVSGSWSSWTDLGGTISSAPSAITRSANDLNVYAKGTSNTLKQIYWTASAGWSAWTDLNGSITSAPAAVARDANNINVFALNNTNLMQIYWTSAGGWVNWFNMPQ; encoded by the coding sequence ATGACAACCTTCACAAAAAATCTTGCACATGCTGTAGTTGGCATGCTGTTAACAGGCGCGCTCGCCTCATGCCAAAAAGGTAACGACAAACTCGTTGACCCAGCTTCAAAAAAAGTATCAGCTTCAACCAAAAATGTAAACAGCGTAACTGGTCCTGATACCGCTGTAGAAGTTGGTGCTGTGAGCAAAAAAAGCAGCGGTACCCTTGATCTGTTTGGCAGAAGCACCACCAACACCCTGTTACACAAAACCTGGACAAGCGCCGGCGGCTGGACTGCCTGGGAAGATCTGGGCGGTAACATCATTTCTGCACCTTGCGCTTCTTCCAGACAATCAAACGCCATCAATGTATTTGCACAGGGGCCAAGCGGTCACCTCATGCAGATTTACTATGTAGATGGCCAGGGCTGGTCGCCATGGATCGACCTGGGGGGTAACATCACTTCCGCGCCTTCATCTACATCACAAACAGCTAATGACCTTTCTGTTTTTGCAAAAGGTGCAAATAACAACCTGGTTGTGCTTACCTGGAACGCCGGATCGGGATGGGGCTCGTGGTCAAGCCTGGGCGGCAATATTACTTCGGCTCCTGCTGCTGTATCCAGAAGCTCATCAACCACCAATGTTTATGCTAAAGGCACCAACAACAACCTGGTGCAAATTTATTCAGTTTCGGGCAGCTGGTCATCCTGGACCGATCTGGGCGGTACCATTTCATCTGCACCCAGCGCTATAACCCGTTCGGCTAATGACCTAAATGTATATGCCAAAGGCACATCAAACACCCTGAAACAAATTTACTGGACTGCAAGCGCTGGCTGGTCGGCCTGGACTGATCTGAATGGCTCTATTACTTCGGCTCCGGCAGCAGTTGCAAGAGATGCCAATAACATTAACGTGTTTGCTTTAAACAATACCAATCTGATGCAGATTTATTGGACCTCGGCCGGTGGCTGGGTTAACTGGTTTAACATGCCTCAATAA
- a CDS encoding lipopolysaccharide biosynthesis protein produces the protein MGIIKKQTIKGTIYSYLGVLIGFLSINYLMPHSLTPAEFGLIAMLTSAPLVFAQFSILGFNGTARYFPYFRNDEKKHHGYLFLACMVSLVGTILFVLIAWLFKDQIVSHNTDGGSAKSSALFSVYYWYLVPLTVFTLFFNVFDLYARMLYNMTTGLILREFTKRVFILVPIMLIYLRLISFENFMWLWLVANLIPTFFIIARIVRDGQFSLKPDMAFLTRNMVNKLIGICFFTILTGMAPVIIQNVDNYLIFKKLGLSATAIYSLAFNFGLIISLPTRSLYSIAYTVVSESWKSKDIKNIRTVYEKSCVTQLIASLFLFILMWASIDNILGITPPIYSTGKYAIFFVSLGFLIEASTGINGVIMATSKYFRYEALFNLLLVVIIIVANLLLIPRYGITGSAIASAITYFIFNLFRYIFIWITFGMQPFTIQCVLALAAGILAYYLSVWILPLHIGNYYVDTIVRTAFITALYLPAVYFLKLSEDINSIIDGAIAKLKGR, from the coding sequence ATGGGCATCATAAAAAAACAAACCATTAAAGGCACCATATATTCCTATCTGGGGGTGCTTATCGGTTTTTTATCTATCAATTACCTGATGCCCCATTCCTTAACTCCGGCGGAATTTGGTTTGATAGCCATGTTGACGTCGGCTCCTTTGGTGTTCGCGCAATTCTCTATACTGGGTTTTAACGGTACTGCCCGGTATTTTCCTTACTTCCGCAATGATGAAAAAAAGCATCACGGTTACCTATTCCTGGCCTGCATGGTGTCATTGGTGGGTACTATTTTATTTGTGCTGATAGCCTGGTTGTTTAAAGACCAGATAGTGAGCCATAATACTGATGGGGGCTCAGCCAAATCATCGGCCCTGTTTAGTGTATATTATTGGTATCTGGTGCCCCTTACTGTTTTCACCTTGTTTTTTAATGTATTCGACCTGTATGCTCGCATGCTTTATAACATGACTACAGGTCTTATACTGCGTGAGTTTACCAAAAGGGTGTTTATACTGGTACCCATTATGCTCATCTATTTAAGGCTCATCAGCTTTGAGAATTTTATGTGGCTATGGCTGGTGGCCAACCTGATACCTACCTTTTTTATCATAGCCCGGATAGTACGCGATGGCCAATTTTCGCTTAAGCCAGACATGGCGTTTTTAACCCGCAATATGGTTAACAAGCTCATAGGCATTTGCTTTTTTACCATACTAACAGGAATGGCGCCTGTTATAATTCAAAATGTAGATAATTACCTCATTTTTAAAAAACTCGGCCTCAGCGCAACTGCTATATATTCACTGGCCTTTAACTTTGGCCTCATTATCTCCTTACCTACACGTTCGCTGTACAGCATTGCTTATACCGTTGTATCTGAATCATGGAAAAGCAAGGATATTAAAAATATCCGTACCGTGTATGAAAAAAGCTGTGTAACCCAACTTATCGCCTCCTTGTTCCTGTTTATATTGATGTGGGCAAGTATCGATAATATTTTGGGTATTACCCCGCCAATATACAGTACAGGTAAATACGCTATATTTTTTGTAAGCCTGGGTTTTTTGATCGAGGCATCAACAGGTATCAATGGGGTGATTATGGCCACATCAAAATATTTCAGGTATGAGGCGCTGTTTAACCTGTTGTTGGTGGTAATTATTATTGTGGCCAATCTGCTGCTGATCCCGCGTTATGGTATTACCGGATCGGCCATAGCCTCGGCTATAACTTATTTTATTTTTAACCTGTTCAGGTATATATTTATCTGGATCACGTTTGGCATGCAGCCATTCACCATTCAATGCGTGTTGGCACTGGCAGCCGGTATACTGGCTTATTATTTATCGGTTTGGATACTACCGTTACACATCGGTAATTATTATGTGGATACTATTGTACGCACCGCTTTTATCACCGCGCTTTATTTACCGGCCGTTTACTTTTTGAAGCTGTCTGAGGATATCAACAGCATTATTGATGGTGCTATTGCGAAGTTGAAGGGTAGATAA
- a CDS encoding glycosyltransferase — translation MANIKYKVCVLTLTYANRWQFLEQVLKRVLSFAPVTQVVVVNNAALYNVEEYAGHLNDSRVKVLYNAENLGSASGYKQALEYAYQQTDADMVWLLDDDNLPDASALDILLSNWEQTEGADDQKALYCLREDRPPHVKIARGENPGRYYLVPNNFMGFSIFHIFKNRLSKARDKFSGASAYLPKAAMPYVPYGGLLMHRAMIGLIGFPDEQFYLYVDDSEYTYRITKNGGTIWLIPECKVVDIDQSQGLTYQPKAFHSHLLDQWSFRTYYAVRNRMYFYARNAVDSSFIFSINKSLYLFYLWMISILSSKQQEYRKFLTAVNDGLNGKMGKAEPGKW, via the coding sequence ATGGCAAATATAAAATATAAAGTGTGTGTGTTAACGCTTACCTATGCAAATAGGTGGCAATTTCTGGAACAGGTACTAAAACGTGTGCTGTCATTTGCCCCGGTAACACAAGTGGTAGTAGTGAATAATGCCGCGCTTTATAATGTAGAAGAATATGCCGGCCACTTGAACGACAGCCGTGTAAAGGTTTTATACAATGCCGAAAACCTGGGCTCAGCAAGCGGTTATAAACAAGCTTTGGAATACGCTTACCAGCAAACCGATGCCGATATGGTTTGGCTGCTGGATGATGATAATTTGCCCGATGCAAGCGCACTGGATATCCTGCTAAGCAACTGGGAACAAACGGAGGGTGCCGACGATCAAAAAGCGTTGTATTGCCTGCGCGAAGACAGGCCGCCCCATGTAAAAATAGCCCGGGGCGAGAATCCGGGCAGATATTACCTGGTGCCCAATAATTTTATGGGTTTCAGCATATTCCACATCTTTAAAAACCGTTTATCTAAAGCACGCGACAAGTTTTCTGGCGCATCGGCGTATTTGCCAAAGGCTGCTATGCCTTATGTGCCTTACGGCGGCTTGTTGATGCATCGCGCTATGATCGGGCTGATCGGTTTCCCCGACGAACAGTTTTATCTGTATGTAGATGATTCGGAATACACCTATCGCATCACCAAAAACGGCGGAACGATATGGCTGATCCCGGAATGCAAGGTAGTTGATATCGATCAGTCGCAAGGCTTAACTTATCAGCCCAAAGCTTTTCACTCGCACCTGCTCGATCAATGGAGCTTCCGTACCTATTACGCAGTCAGGAACCGGATGTATTTTTACGCACGCAATGCGGTGGATTCATCTTTTATTTTTTCGATCAACAAAAGTCTATATCTGTTTTATCTATGGATGATAAGTATCCTGAGCTCCAAACAGCAGGAGTACCGGAAGTTTTTGACCGCTGTTAACGACGGGCTGAATGGCAAAATGGGTAAGGCCGAGCCAGGGAAATGGTAA
- a CDS encoding class I SAM-dependent methyltransferase yields the protein MQESIIGGNYKTAYDQFYQQHDEAWRMLSAKYKAQHIIEVCRGLTFTKVLEVGAGDGSILKILSDNNFAAEYHAVEISGSGVEYIQSRGIKNLASAQVFDGYKLPFGDDSFDLIILSHVLEHVEHERLLLRELKRVGKQCVIEVPRDYKTGVDARIKHFLAYGHINVYTPTSLRYLLRTEGFEIEKDLTSMIEPEVTRFNAYVNQKKNKSFVKNLKIAAEFTVKQGLGKIFGKKVTEQFANAYTVLCKKASNQPELF from the coding sequence ATGCAGGAATCAATTATTGGCGGTAACTACAAAACCGCGTACGATCAGTTTTATCAACAGCACGACGAGGCCTGGCGTATGCTCAGCGCCAAATACAAGGCCCAGCATATCATCGAGGTTTGCCGTGGACTCACTTTTACCAAAGTGCTCGAAGTTGGCGCGGGCGATGGCAGTATCCTCAAAATATTGTCGGATAATAACTTCGCGGCCGAATACCATGCTGTCGAAATATCAGGCAGTGGGGTGGAGTATATTCAATCGCGCGGTATTAAAAATCTGGCATCGGCACAGGTATTTGATGGTTATAAGCTGCCTTTTGGCGATGATAGCTTTGATCTGATCATCCTGTCGCACGTGCTGGAACATGTGGAGCACGAGCGCCTGTTACTGCGCGAATTAAAACGTGTAGGCAAACAATGCGTTATTGAAGTGCCCCGCGATTATAAAACCGGAGTGGATGCCCGTATTAAACACTTTTTGGCTTATGGCCACATCAATGTGTACACGCCAACATCGCTGCGTTACCTGCTGCGCACCGAAGGTTTTGAGATTGAAAAAGATCTGACATCGATGATTGAACCCGAAGTAACCCGCTTTAACGCTTACGTAAATCAGAAAAAGAACAAGAGCTTTGTGAAAAATCTGAAGATAGCGGCGGAGTTTACCGTGAAGCAAGGTCTTGGAAAAATTTTCGGAAAAAAAGTAACAGAACAATTTGCCAACGCTTATACCGTTTTGTGTAAGAAAGCCAGCAATCAACCAGAATTATTCTAA
- a CDS encoding glycosyltransferase, translating to MPNSKITMQQLAPIALFVYNRPDHTRRTLIHLQKNVLAEESRLYIFCDAAKTDADRDKVEQVRQIARETTGFKSVRVIERDHNLGLAESIISGVTQLVYEYGKVIVFEDDLLSSPYTLEYFNEALTYYASQEKVMHIGAYMYNLKDKDLPESFFYRAASSWGWATWARSWNHFEPDIDKLIAQFDTLSIIRFSIEGKMNFWRQIQEFKAGKNNSWAIRWYASIFLKDGLTLNPARSLINNIGHDGTGVHSNRENMYDVHISQQPVKKFPDVIEENEKAYQAIKHFLAHRKGNLFKRMVRFVKQRVG from the coding sequence ATGCCCAACAGTAAAATAACTATGCAACAGCTTGCCCCTATAGCGCTATTTGTATACAACCGGCCCGATCATACGCGCCGTACCTTAATCCACTTACAAAAAAATGTATTGGCAGAGGAATCGAGGCTGTACATTTTTTGCGATGCTGCCAAAACCGATGCCGATCGCGATAAGGTGGAGCAGGTAAGGCAGATAGCCCGCGAAACTACCGGCTTTAAATCGGTAAGGGTTATAGAGCGCGATCATAACCTGGGTTTGGCCGAGTCCATCATCAGCGGGGTAACGCAATTGGTGTATGAGTACGGCAAGGTGATTGTTTTTGAGGATGATCTGCTGTCGTCGCCCTATACATTGGAGTATTTTAATGAGGCACTAACCTATTATGCCAGCCAGGAAAAGGTGATGCATATCGGTGCCTACATGTATAACCTGAAGGATAAGGACCTGCCCGAGTCGTTCTTTTACCGGGCGGCCAGCAGCTGGGGTTGGGCAACCTGGGCCCGCTCCTGGAACCATTTTGAACCCGATATTGACAAGCTGATAGCTCAATTTGATACGCTCAGCATCATCCGCTTTTCGATAGAAGGCAAGATGAACTTTTGGCGGCAGATACAGGAATTTAAAGCCGGGAAAAACAATTCCTGGGCCATCCGCTGGTATGCCTCCATCTTTTTAAAAGATGGTCTTACGCTTAACCCGGCGCGTTCGCTTATCAACAATATCGGGCACGATGGTACTGGCGTACACTCCAACCGCGAAAACATGTACGATGTGCACATCTCGCAGCAGCCCGTCAAAAAATTCCCCGATGTAATTGAGGAAAACGAAAAAGCCTACCAGGCCATCAAACATTTCCTGGCCCACCGCAAAGGCAACCTGTTTAAGCGAATGGTAAGGTTTGTGAAGCAGAGGGTAGGGTAA
- a CDS encoding glycosyltransferase has protein sequence MLKVVHLNTYDGNGGAGRACMRLNRALLSQNVDSKVIVHYKFGKNPQIGTFNRNPVQKAYAAATIILERILAKRYLKPLSRTPFSFTWFGRSVIRQPDVKNADIIHLHWINHGFLDPKHIAQIAKLNKPVVWTFHDSNAFTGGCHVRYACDHYMRECGNCPLLIHEGDNDISHKIWQQKRKAYDLLDFTVAAPSSWMQASVKNSSLMRGKAINHIPNTLETDIFKPADKKQAKQKAGLPTDKFIFLSGFMPSRKDLHKGTQYLLNSLELLKQRLGADADKIELVIFGNRGTEGVPDFPFKTSFLGTINNDELLAQCYAAADAFLIPSLEDNLPYTVMESLACGTPVIAFTTGGIPDMVQHGYNGYLATYKSEDSFTDGMEWIIKHPEQKLIQQQARQIIMDTFSEEVIAQKHIRLYESLLQKEDADV, from the coding sequence ATGTTAAAAGTAGTGCATCTGAATACCTATGATGGCAATGGCGGCGCGGGCCGGGCCTGTATGCGGCTAAACCGGGCACTACTCAGCCAAAATGTTGATTCAAAGGTCATCGTGCACTATAAGTTCGGGAAAAATCCACAGATAGGCACTTTTAACCGTAATCCGGTGCAAAAAGCCTATGCCGCAGCCACCATTATCCTGGAGCGGATCCTGGCCAAAAGGTACCTGAAACCCTTATCGCGCACCCCATTTTCTTTTACCTGGTTCGGGCGGTCGGTTATCCGCCAGCCAGACGTGAAAAACGCCGATATTATACACTTACACTGGATAAATCATGGTTTTCTGGATCCGAAGCATATAGCCCAGATAGCCAAACTGAACAAACCTGTGGTATGGACCTTTCATGATAGTAATGCATTCACCGGCGGCTGCCATGTACGCTATGCCTGCGATCATTATATGAGGGAATGCGGCAATTGCCCGCTGCTGATCCATGAGGGAGACAATGATATTTCGCACAAAATATGGCAACAAAAGCGCAAGGCGTATGATCTGCTCGACTTTACCGTAGCTGCACCAAGTTCCTGGATGCAGGCATCTGTAAAAAACAGCAGCCTGATGCGTGGGAAGGCGATAAATCATATCCCTAATACGCTGGAAACCGACATTTTTAAGCCTGCTGATAAAAAGCAAGCCAAACAGAAGGCCGGACTGCCCACAGATAAATTTATTTTCCTGAGTGGTTTTATGCCATCGCGGAAAGATCTGCATAAGGGTACCCAATATCTGCTGAATAGCCTGGAACTGCTAAAACAGCGTCTGGGAGCGGATGCAGATAAAATAGAGCTGGTGATATTTGGTAACCGCGGAACGGAAGGCGTGCCCGATTTTCCGTTCAAAACCAGCTTTTTGGGTACGATCAATAACGATGAACTACTTGCTCAATGCTATGCCGCCGCAGACGCTTTTTTGATACCATCGCTGGAGGATAATCTGCCCTACACAGTAATGGAAAGCCTGGCTTGCGGAACGCCTGTAATAGCCTTTACAACGGGGGGGATACCTGATATGGTGCAGCATGGATACAATGGCTATCTGGCCACTTATAAATCGGAAGATAGCTTTACAGATGGTATGGAATGGATCATCAAACATCCAGAACAAAAGTTAATACAGCAACAGGCTCGGCAAATCATCATGGACACATTTTCGGAAGAGGTTATTGCCCAAAAGCATATCCGGCTTTACGAAAGTCTGTTGCAAAAGGAGGATGCTGATGTTTGA
- a CDS encoding glycosyltransferase family 2 protein, with translation MFEPTLSVITIVYNNVRDVERTMLSVLGQTYKNIEYIIVDGLSTDGTLDVIDKYRDRISKLISEKDKGIYDAMNKGLAMATGDYVIFMNSGDEFYDADTVIAVFASAEDADIYYGETEMMDDSRQNLGQRRHHAPVTFTWRDFKYGMSISHQAIYIRRSLAEPYDNRYQLSADIDWIIRAAKKSQKIVNVNRYVAKYLVGGMSKKRHRQSLQERFEIMKRYYGLIPTIFNHVVIAFNLGWYWLKNKRTND, from the coding sequence ATGTTTGAGCCTACATTGAGTGTGATTACCATTGTGTATAATAATGTACGTGACGTTGAACGTACTATGCTTTCCGTTTTAGGACAAACGTATAAGAATATAGAATATATTATTGTAGATGGTTTATCAACGGATGGCACGTTAGATGTGATCGATAAATACCGCGACCGTATCAGTAAACTGATCAGCGAAAAAGACAAAGGCATTTATGATGCCATGAACAAGGGCTTGGCCATGGCTACCGGTGATTATGTGATCTTTATGAACTCCGGCGATGAATTTTACGATGCCGACACCGTGATCGCTGTTTTTGCATCGGCAGAGGACGCCGACATTTACTATGGTGAAACAGAGATGATGGATGATAGCAGACAAAACCTTGGCCAACGCAGACACCATGCCCCAGTCACATTTACCTGGCGCGATTTTAAATATGGCATGAGCATTAGTCATCAGGCTATCTATATCAGGCGTAGTTTAGCCGAGCCCTATGACAATCGTTATCAGCTTAGTGCCGATATTGATTGGATCATCCGCGCAGCCAAAAAGAGCCAAAAAATAGTAAACGTAAACCGGTATGTAGCCAAATATCTGGTAGGGGGGATGTCGAAAAAAAGACATCGCCAAAGTTTACAGGAGCGTTTTGAGATTATGAAACGGTATTACGGATTGATCCCGACTATTTTTAATCACGTCGTAATTGCCTTTAACCTGGGCTGGTACTGGCTCAAAAACAAGCGTACAAACGACTAA
- a CDS encoding DUF4834 domain-containing protein, translating to MLLIRFLLISICVLYIIRSLVRYLLPFLFESVVNKAQQQAQQQQRQSSRRPDGAIRVDYIPQGKRGTVPDSEGEFVDYEEVK from the coding sequence ATGCTTTTAATTCGTTTTCTACTCATATCAATTTGTGTACTATATATCATACGCAGTTTAGTACGGTACCTGCTACCTTTCCTTTTTGAAAGCGTAGTGAATAAGGCTCAGCAACAAGCCCAACAGCAGCAACGCCAATCTTCCAGACGCCCGGATGGTGCTATCAGGGTAGATTATATCCCGCAGGGAAAAAGAGGCACTGTGCCTGATTCTGAAGGCGAGTTTGTTGATTACGAAGAAGTGAAATAA
- the uvrB gene encoding excinuclease ABC subunit UvrB, translating to MDFNLTSQYSPTGDQPEAIRQLVEGVNNGDPFQTLLGVTGSGKTFSIANVIQQTQKPTLILSHNKTLAAQLYGEFKQFFPENAVNYFVSYYDYYQPEAFIPTTNTYIEKDLQINEEIEKLRLRTTSALMSGRRDVIVVSSISCIYGMGNPDDFADSVFKFAVGTRISRNAFLHRLVEILYARTTADFKRGTFRVKGDTVDIFPAYLDYAYRISFFGDDIEELSTFDVTTGKTVEKMTHMVVYPANLYVAPRERFTQSIWAIQEELETRKKQFIEDGRFLEAKRLEERVNYDLEMIRELGYCSGIENYSRFFDGRQPGARPFCLLDYFPDDYLMVIDESHVTVPQIRAMYGGDRSRKISLVDYGFRLPAALDNRPLNFQEFEKLAPQTIYVSATPGDFELEKSGGVVVEQVIRPTGLLDPVIDVRPVINQVDDLLDEVDKTIKMGDRVLVTTLTKRMAEELAKYMDRLGIKCRYIHSEVKTLQRVEILRGLRLGEFDVLIGINLLREGLDLPEVSLVAILDADKEGFLRSERSLIQTIGRAARNDRGRVIMYADKITDSMQITMDETNRRRDIQIAYNTERGITPTTVGKSREEIMEQTSVVDFQGGVQKAYVEADSVSLAADPIVQYMTKADLKKSIDNTKKDMLAAAKDMDFLLAAKLRDEMFALEKMMEEKF from the coding sequence ATGGATTTTAATTTAACCTCCCAATACTCCCCTACCGGTGATCAGCCCGAAGCTATCAGGCAACTGGTGGAAGGTGTAAATAATGGCGACCCTTTCCAAACCCTGCTGGGTGTTACGGGATCAGGCAAAACGTTCTCTATCGCCAATGTGATACAGCAAACACAAAAGCCTACGCTGATTCTGAGCCACAACAAAACACTGGCCGCGCAGTTGTATGGTGAGTTTAAGCAGTTTTTCCCGGAAAACGCGGTGAACTATTTTGTGTCGTACTATGATTATTATCAGCCAGAAGCATTTATACCTACCACCAATACATACATTGAAAAAGATCTGCAGATAAACGAGGAGATTGAGAAACTGCGTCTGCGCACCACCTCGGCTCTGATGTCGGGCCGCAGGGATGTAATCGTGGTATCGTCCATATCCTGTATCTATGGTATGGGTAACCCAGATGACTTTGCCGACTCTGTTTTCAAATTCGCGGTAGGTACGCGCATTAGTCGCAATGCCTTTTTACACCGCCTGGTCGAGATACTTTATGCCCGCACCACTGCCGATTTTAAGCGTGGTACTTTCAGGGTAAAGGGGGATACGGTGGACATTTTCCCGGCTTACCTGGATTATGCGTATCGCATTTCCTTTTTTGGTGACGACATTGAAGAGCTCAGTACCTTTGATGTAACTACCGGGAAGACGGTCGAAAAAATGACCCATATGGTAGTATATCCGGCTAACCTGTACGTTGCGCCGCGCGAGCGTTTTACTCAATCCATCTGGGCCATACAGGAGGAGCTGGAAACCCGTAAAAAGCAGTTTATTGAGGATGGCCGTTTCCTGGAGGCCAAGCGACTGGAAGAAAGGGTTAACTACGACCTGGAGATGATACGCGAGCTGGGTTATTGCTCAGGTATCGAGAATTATTCCCGCTTTTTTGATGGAAGACAGCCCGGGGCTCGCCCTTTCTGCCTGCTGGACTATTTCCCCGATGATTACCTGATGGTAATTGACGAAAGCCACGTAACCGTTCCGCAGATCAGGGCCATGTATGGCGGTGACAGGTCGCGCAAAATATCATTGGTAGACTATGGTTTCCGTCTGCCGGCGGCTTTGGATAACCGTCCGCTCAACTTCCAGGAGTTTGAAAAACTGGCTCCGCAAACCATTTATGTGAGCGCGACACCCGGTGATTTTGAGCTGGAGAAATCGGGCGGTGTGGTAGTGGAGCAGGTGATACGCCCTACCGGTCTTCTTGATCCGGTTATTGACGTTCGCCCGGTGATCAACCAGGTTGATGATCTGTTGGACGAAGTAGATAAAACCATCAAAATGGGCGACCGAGTACTGGTAACCACGCTCACCAAACGCATGGCCGAGGAGTTAGCCAAATACATGGATCGCCTCGGTATCAAATGCCGCTATATCCACTCCGAAGTAAAAACCCTGCAAAGGGTAGAAATATTAAGAGGTTTGCGATTGGGTGAGTTCGACGTATTGATCGGTATCAACTTGTTACGCGAAGGGTTGGATCTCCCGGAAGTATCCCTGGTAGCTATTCTGGATGCTGATAAGGAAGGTTTCCTCCGTTCGGAACGCTCATTGATACAAACCATCGGTCGCGCCGCCCGTAACGATCGCGGCCGGGTAATTATGTATGCCGATAAAATCACCGACTCGATGCAGATCACGATGGACGAGACCAATCGCCGCCGTGATATACAAATCGCCTATAATACTGAACGCGGTATAACACCAACAACGGTTGGCAAATCGCGCGAGGAGATCATGGAGCAAACTTCTGTGGTTGATTTTCAGGGCGGTGTACAGAAAGCTTATGTGGAAGCCGATTCCGTATCACTGGCAGCTGATCCGATAGTACAATACATGACCAAGGCAGACCTGAAAAAATCAATTGACAACACTAAAAAAGATATGCTCGCTGCAGCCAAGGATATGGACTTTTTACTGGCGGCCAAACTGCGTGATGAGATGTTTGCTTTAGAAAAAATGATGGAAGAGAAGTTTTAG
- a CDS encoding MarR family winged helix-turn-helix transcriptional regulator, translated as MMNVIDELGILAIATRLQRLSDQLRKDGVLIYKANGIDFEPKWFPVIYTLHLRSVLSVVEIANEIGYTHPSTISLLKELEKVKLIRSKKDKTDERKRLIQLTPKGQELIEQMKPVWDVMIAALTELTATQNNLLLAIGEVEEQMKRLSMLERAKRIGGLTN; from the coding sequence ATGATGAATGTGATAGATGAATTGGGCATTTTAGCCATTGCCACCAGGCTGCAACGCCTTAGCGACCAATTGCGTAAGGACGGGGTGCTGATATATAAAGCCAATGGCATTGATTTTGAACCCAAATGGTTCCCGGTGATCTATACCCTGCATCTGCGATCGGTTTTAAGTGTAGTGGAAATTGCCAATGAAATTGGCTACACCCACCCTTCTACTATTAGTTTGCTGAAGGAGCTGGAAAAAGTGAAGCTGATCCGCTCCAAAAAAGATAAAACTGATGAACGGAAACGCCTCATTCAGCTTACTCCCAAAGGCCAGGAATTGATTGAACAAATGAAACCTGTTTGGGATGTGATGATAGCCGCCCTAACAGAGCTCACAGCCACGCAAAACAACCTGCTGCTGGCTATAGGCGAAGTAGAAGAGCAAATGAAACGCCTGAGTATGCTTGAACGGGCAAAGCGGATTGGTGGATTGACGAACTAA
- a CDS encoding GNAT family N-acetyltransferase, with translation MNTLSAITPLNNDYCEQIIDIILPIQQIEFNVPVTLNDQPDLLDIEKNYHQTGGGFWGAKHDELLVGTIGLIAFDKHAGAIRKMFVRKEYRGKELGLAQLLLDTLIDYCRQNQITDIYLGTVDVLKAAHRFYERNGFIRLPKTELPKSFPVMSADTIFYQLHLTN, from the coding sequence ATGAACACACTTTCTGCTATTACCCCTTTAAACAATGATTACTGCGAACAGATCATTGATATTATTCTGCCTATACAGCAAATTGAATTTAATGTTCCCGTTACGCTGAATGATCAGCCCGACCTGCTGGATATCGAAAAAAATTATCATCAAACCGGTGGCGGTTTCTGGGGCGCCAAACATGATGAGCTCCTGGTGGGCACCATCGGCTTAATTGCTTTCGACAAGCATGCCGGTGCTATCCGTAAAATGTTTGTGCGGAAAGAATACCGGGGTAAAGAGCTCGGTTTAGCTCAATTATTACTGGATACCCTGATTGATTATTGCCGGCAGAACCAAATTACCGATATTTACCTGGGTACTGTTGATGTACTGAAAGCAGCCCATCGTTTTTATGAACGCAATGGCTTTATCAGGTTACCCAAGACAGAGCTGCCGAAATCATTTCCGGTGATGAGCGCAGATACTATTTTTTATCAATTACATTTGACAAACTAA